CGGTGCTGCCGTTGGAGGGAGTCACGTGTCCTCCAGCTGTCCTCAGAGTTCCCACGCTGTCGTTGGGGGAACCTGGCTGGACCGGGAGGTGGCGCTTCTCTGGCAGAGGTGGCTGGGGGTGAGGCAGCGGGATGGAGATGGTGGAATAGTTGGAGTAGGAGGATGGATAGAGCTGAGGGGGGTGAGCTGAGTAGCAGGGCCTCTTGTTGGTGCCCAGTGCAGAGGAGTGTCCGGCAGTGCTGTGCTCCATGCCTGGGTAGTGGTGGTGTTGGGGTCCGTGCTGGATGTGGTTCGGATGATGGGGGTCTGACCCACTCAACATCAACCTCCTACCCAACGTGGCAAAGCCCGGAACTGGGGTGTCAGAGATTGGGGAGCCCTCCCCGCTGCTGGAGGCCGGCTGTGGGGGTGATGATGAAGCTTTGTGAGGAGATGCAGGAGCAGGCGTTGTGTTCGGGGTCATTGGATTTTCCGTTTCTGGTTGAGAAGGTCCATTGACCTGTGCTGAGGTCTGTCTGGCGCCTTGGGTTTGGCTCTGAGTCGGGGGCACTGTCTGTTCCCCATTGGACGCTAGAGCAGCAGCTTCTGAAGGATGGGGGGCCTGGGCTGTGATGGGGCCAGGTTGTGGGGTTGTACCCGGTACAGACGGAGCACGGATAGGGGATGAAGGAGCCTGGCAGAGGGCCTGGTTTGATGTGTTCAGTGTTGCAGAATCAAAAGAAGAAGTGTTCTGCGTCGTCAAAGCTGACGGTGTGTTTGGGCTACAGTGCTGCTGTTGGGGGGCAGTGAGGGAGCGGTCAGGGGGGGCAGTGCAGTGGTTCTGGGGTAGAACAGGTGCGGCTGTGTGTGGTTGCGTGTCTTTGGTTGTCCGCGGTAGCGATGGCAGGTCTGTGCTGCTTCTTTGGCTTTCCAGGGATTCTTGGGCGATGATATCCGCACGATGGTGTCCCTCCTGGGGCTGGGGGGCCTCGTAGTCACTGCTGAGGATGTCTGTGGTCCGGATCTCGTACTCTCTTCCTCCTGGACTGGGGCTTCAATGGACACACAAGAGAATTACTATCACAGTAATCACCAATGTTTCTAAAAGTTCTTATTTGACATCCTTTATTGAATCTTTATTCTTATCAATACCCCATGTTCATCTTGCCGTAACCTGCAACTTGTATCTGGATATCGTTGTTGGATAATATACACCTGATGGTGAAAGAATGTGAGGAATGGGATCAGCCAGATCAGCCTTCTGAAGGTGGTCTGGCTCTCATTGTGATCAGATCTCTTCCAGGTGTGAATAAAGTCTCATCAAAATCTAAAGAAAGAATGCGGGCCAAGTCATGATAACAAGGTGTCTTATTTAAAGCAGATACCAGGCTGTGTTTAAGATGGAGTCAGTGTATTGCCAACAGAAGACATTGGACAACAAGACTATGATGGACATCTTTAAGTACTTCAGACCATCCAAACGTTCCCTTTCCCTGACAGTGAGGATCACTCAAACTGACACGACTTTCCCTCtaagtcaggggtgtcaaactcaatttcatcgcgggccacattagcattatcgttgcactcaaagggccagttgtaactatataaatatacatatataaatgtataatatatataaaataatgtattatattacattattgcctctgaattggattattattggatagggtaataacttcctaattaactacgtctgaaagcagaagtccagggcaaataattgcaagtgtcttcagtgtgcatgtcacaaaacgagatgcattgtgggacatgtagtttatgggcaacctgcttctgtaaagtggcatgtaaccgtataataaacgtattataatctttgcaagctcttgtggggccacataaaatgaagtcgcgggccggatttggcccccgggccttgagtttgacacccctgctctacgtgAAAGAGTGAGCGTTGAATACCTCTCCTGTGTGCGTAGCGGGCTGCTGGTGTGTACAGGAGTGGGCGGTCCAGACATGTCAGACGGCGTGGAGCATGGTGCGTGGTTGTCTCTGTGGACCCTCTTAAAGGAACCGTGGGTAATGTGATCTCTCCAGCCCACACTTTCCCCGGAACTACGAAGGCCGTCTGAAAAGGAAGGGAACGATAGAACATATTTATAAAAACGTAAAGTCAGTACACACATTATTTGTATATTTGGGGTTTTAAGATATTCTTTATTGCCAATGTTTGCTTTGGTGGCAGATGGAGACAATGTGTGAGTTAAGTGTATGGCATCTGTCTAGTTTAGCGTAAATGATTCAGTGCAGGCTGTTGTTGATTGTGGATCATTTATACACTCTGTTATGGGAAAACACAAGTCTGAAGGTCTCAGTTTCACAGTGACTCACCAGTGTGTGAGTCAGAGCCGTATGACTGCTGTGAGTCCGGATGGTGGTGGTGGTTATGCTCTGCTTGCCCGTTGCTATGGCTGCAGGGCCCTGTCATGGAGGAGGCCGGGGGCAGCGGGGACGTGGACTCGGACTGGTACCCCGAGGCGTAGCCCCTGCTTTCAGACGGCGAGGGCTGGTATGGGGAGCAGGGGCACACCTGGCGGGGCGTTTGGTAAccgctgctactgctgctgtaCTTCAGGTCCAGGTGGGAGTGAGCGTTGGACCTCGACGCTTCTGGATAAGCAGGGTGACCCGATGGCAAGGGGTCAAACGTGAAGGCTGGGAGATCGTGACCCTGCGGACCATAGGACGCTACGGTGGCCCTCCTGTGCCAATATTCGGCCTCTCTGTCCCTCTCCCACAGAAGCTCCGCCTCCCTGTCCCTCTCCCAGTGGAGGGACAACTCTCTGCCTCGTCTCAGCccaggatccctctcccagtgGAGCTCTGACCCTCTGGGTATCTCTGCCTCCCTGGCTCTCCTAAGCCCCACCTCCCTTTGCTGAAGCTCCGCCTCTCTGTCCCAGTGGAAGCCTTCCCCTTGGTCCAGCCTCAAGCTGTGATAGGCCGCTGAGTCTTCTCTCCTGATGCCGCAGTCTCTGCAAGGGCATCCAGGGGGCGACATACCGTCAATTAACATTATGTCATGGTAGGTCGGGCTGGTGGAGGGTTTGGGGTGGTGGGGGTGGGCATGGTGGAGGCTGtgaggtggaggagggggatgATAGGGAGTGTAGTCGTCTTCCCGACAGCAGAGAAGTCCCGGGGCAGACAGAGGGTGATGGAGCGGGTGGTTGTGAGAGTGAGGGGTGAGGTCTGGCGATGGGTAAGGGCAGATGTGTCGAGACGGGGGAGTCTCCGAGCAGGAGCGGTGCATGTAGTGCGGTGGGCCAGCCTGGCGGTCCCACACcagatctgggggtgggagggtctGGTGGGGATGGGGGCTGTAGTGCTGGCACAGATCCATGTGGGACGGAGGAGCAGCCGGGTTGGGGCTGGCAGAAGGAGTCGCCCTGTGGTGCCCGTTGGTGCCGGGAGCGCGATCCAGGCAGTAACCATTAGGCATGAGGAGGGTGCGGTCACACCCAGGTTCCGCACAGCGCTGGGACCGGTAACCGTCGCGGCAAGAACACGACCGGTTGAGCCTCAGCGTGCCCGTTCTCTCAGACGGCAAAGAATCTCCATCATCCAAGATGGCGGTCTCTCGCTCTCCATCCCGGTTCCCCTCTATCCCTCCCAGAAGACGTTCAAGCTCCAATCTTTCCTGTCTGGTTGGGGGCAGCGGGCGAACAGGCTCCTCCTTGCGCTCAGGATGGACGGATGATTGGTGCAAATGGTGGGAATGGGATGAGAGGGCGGAGTCAGAACCTTGAGCGATGAGACGATCTGACCTATCCTCTTCAAAGCCCCCCGCCGGGCTGCTGCCATTGGTTGAGGAGAGAGAACCAGAGCCGGGACCTCGACGCTTCTTTATCTGGGCGTACAGACTGCCATCTACAGGACCTCTGGTGTGGGCAATGTCTACTgaaggagagacagacagaacagcTCTCAAACTAAGAGATTGCATTGGCTACACATAAAGAGagaaatgtgtctgtcacttgtAACTGAAACGTCAATGTAATGATGTCTGATGTTTGGTTTTTTCTTAG
This Pseudochaenichthys georgianus chromosome 7, fPseGeo1.2, whole genome shotgun sequence DNA region includes the following protein-coding sequences:
- the tns2a gene encoding tensin-2 isoform X8, with product MISGKMKKGGKGEPHVFKEKTFKKKRQCSVCRQNVDNIGSFCRVCKTATHRKCEAKVTSACIPAPTNDLQRRGTAPSRHIQHLGSTKSLTYTKQRNTLPRSFSVDRVMERVMERHYDFDLTYITERIISVFFPPKLEEQRYRVNLKEVAAMLKSKHQDKFLLLNLSERRHDITRQYTKVHDFGWPDLHAPPLDKICAICKAMETWLTSDPQHVVVLHCKGNKGKTGVIIAAYMHYSKISAGADQALSTLAMRKFCEDKVSSSLQPSQNRYIYYFGGLLSGAIKMNSSPLFLHQVLIPSLPNFQGEGGYFPFLKIYQSMQLVYTSGIYDLQGTGGRRLCVTIEPALLLKGDIMVKCYHRRVQSADRDTVFRLQFHTCTIHGSQLWFGKGELDEACVDERFPSDATVEFVFSSGPEKIKGREYHKNDPAVTVDYNTADPLVRWDSYENFNERYQDSLEVDIAHTRGPVDGSLYAQIKKRRGPGSGSLSSTNGSSPAGGFEEDRSDRLIAQGSDSALSSHSHHLHQSSVHPERKEEPVRPLPPTRQERLELERLLGGIEGNRDGERETAILDDGDSLPSERTGTLRLNRSCSCRDGYRSQRCAEPGCDRTLLMPNGYCLDRAPGTNGHHRATPSASPNPAAPPSHMDLCQHYSPHPHQTLPPPDLVWDRQAGPPHYMHRSCSETPPSRHICPYPSPDLTPHSHNHPLHHPLSAPGLLCCREDDYTPYHPPPPPHSLHHAHPHHPKPSTSPTYHDIMLIDGMSPPGCPCRDCGIRREDSAAYHSLRLDQGEGFHWDREAELQQREVGLRRAREAEIPRGSELHWERDPGLRRGRELSLHWERDREAELLWERDREAEYWHRRATVASYGPQGHDLPAFTFDPLPSGHPAYPEASRSNAHSHLDLKYSSSSSGYQTPRQVCPCSPYQPSPSESRGYASGYQSESTSPLPPASSMTGPCSHSNGQAEHNHHHHPDSQQSYGSDSHTDGLRSSGESVGWRDHITHGSFKRVHRDNHAPCSTPSDMSGPPTPVHTSSPLRTQESPSPGGREYEIRTTDILSSDYEAPQPQEGHHRADIIAQESLESQRSSTDLPSLPRTTKDTQPHTAAPVLPQNHCTAPPDRSLTAPQQQHCSPNTPSALTTQNTSSFDSATLNTSNQALCQAPSSPIRAPSVPGTTPQPGPITAQAPHPSEAAALASNGEQTVPPTQSQTQGARQTSAQVNGPSQPETENPMTPNTTPAPASPHKASSSPPQPASSSGEGSPISDTPVPGFATLGRRLMLSGSDPHHPNHIQHGPQHHHYPGMEHSTAGHSSALGTNKRPCYSAHPPQLYPSSYSNYSTISIPLPHPQPPLPEKRHLPVQPGSPNDSVGTLRTAGGHVTPSNGSTAQHQHHVTFSPTVGEIAAPAGKNDAAASVENENRVSVKFVQDSSKFWYKAGISREQAIAALKEREPGTFLIRDSNSFQGAYGLALKVATPPPNANNHNSKVSDPLEQLVRHFLIETGPRGVKIKGCQNEPYFGSLSALVYQHSITPISLPSALKIPDKDLIGEAPEVLPVNNVSTAADLLKQGAACNVLYLNSVETESLTGPQAIAKATDASLGRNPRPAATVVQFKVTSQGITLTDSQRRVFFRRHYPVNSVTFSSIDPKDRRWTNSENKAVKVFGFVARKPGSVAENVCHLFAEMDPEQPASAIVNFINKVMLSQRR
- the tns2a gene encoding tensin-2 isoform X1, whose protein sequence is MGCILSSDWCGEEEVQPVVAVGRNPSLKRRSLERSESARMRLTKGGKGEPHVFKEKTFKKKRQCSVCRQNVDNIGSFCRVCKTATHRKCEAKVTSACIPAPTNDLQRRGTAPSRHIQHLGSTKSLTYTKQRNTLPRSFSVDRVMERVMERHYDFDLTYITERIISVFFPPKLEEQRYRVNLKEVAAMLKSKHQDKFLLLNLSERRHDITRQYTKVHDFGWPDLHAPPLDKICAICKAMETWLTSDPQHVVVLHCKGNKGKTGVIIAAYMHYSKISAGADQALSTLAMRKFCEDKVSSSLQPSQNRYIYYFGGLLSGAIKMNSSPLFLHQVLIPSLPNFQGEGGYFPFLKIYQSMQLVYTSGIYDLQGTGGRRLCVTIEPALLLKGDIMVKCYHRRVQSADRDTVFRLQFHTCTIHGSQLWFGKGELDEACVDERFPSDATVEFVFSSGPEKIKGREYHKNDPAVTVDYNTADPLVRWDSYENFNERYQDSLEVDIAHTRGPVDGSLYAQIKKRRGPGSGSLSSTNGSSPAGGFEEDRSDRLIAQGSDSALSSHSHHLHQSSVHPERKEEPVRPLPPTRQERLELERLLGGIEGNRDGERETAILDDGDSLPSERTGTLRLNRSCSCRDGYRSQRCAEPGCDRTLLMPNGYCLDRAPGTNGHHRATPSASPNPAAPPSHMDLCQHYSPHPHQTLPPPDLVWDRQAGPPHYMHRSCSETPPSRHICPYPSPDLTPHSHNHPLHHPLSAPGLLCCREDDYTPYHPPPPPHSLHHAHPHHPKPSTSPTYHDIMLIDGMSPPGCPCRDCGIRREDSAAYHSLRLDQGEGFHWDREAELQQREVGLRRAREAEIPRGSELHWERDPGLRRGRELSLHWERDREAELLWERDREAEYWHRRATVASYGPQGHDLPAFTFDPLPSGHPAYPEASRSNAHSHLDLKYSSSSSGYQTPRQVCPCSPYQPSPSESRGYASGYQSESTSPLPPASSMTGPCSHSNGQAEHNHHHHPDSQQSYGSDSHTDGLRSSGESVGWRDHITHGSFKRVHRDNHAPCSTPSDMSGPPTPVHTSSPLRTQESPSPGGREYEIRTTDILSSDYEAPQPQEGHHRADIIAQESLESQRSSTDLPSLPRTTKDTQPHTAAPVLPQNHCTAPPDRSLTAPQQQHCSPNTPSALTTQNTSSFDSATLNTSNQALCQAPSSPIRAPSVPGTTPQPGPITAQAPHPSEAAALASNGEQTVPPTQSQTQGARQTSAQVNGPSQPETENPMTPNTTPAPASPHKASSSPPQPASSSGEGSPISDTPVPGFATLGRRLMLSGSDPHHPNHIQHGPQHHHYPGMEHSTAGHSSALGTNKRPCYSAHPPQLYPSSYSNYSTISIPLPHPQPPLPEKRHLPVQPGSPNDSVGTLRTAGGHVTPSNGSTAQHQHHVTFSPTVGEIAAPAGKNDAAASVENENRVSVKFVQDSSKFWYKAGISREQAIAALKEREPGTFLIRDSNSFQGAYGLALKVATPPPNANNHNSKVSDPLEQLVRHFLIETGPRGVKIKGCQNEPYFGSLSALVYQHSITPISLPSALKIPDKDLIGEAPEVLPVNNVSTAADLLKQGAACNVLYLNSVETESLTGPQAIAKATDASLGRNPRPAATVVQFKVTSQGITLTDSQRRVFFRRHYPVNSVTFSSIDPKDRRWTNSENKAVKVFGFVARKPGSVAENVCHLFAEMDPEQPASAIVNFINKVMLSQRR